Genomic DNA from Setaria italica strain Yugu1 chromosome V, Setaria_italica_v2.0, whole genome shotgun sequence:
CCCACTTGTCgttatactactccctccgttccaaattgtagatcgttttggtttttccaGGTGCATAGagtccaaattgtaggtcgttttgacttttacAGGTGCAtgaatattattatgcatctagatataataacTAAACATGCcctatttttattagaaaacaaGGAGAGTCACGTGTAACTCATATGTATGTATGATTTATTCAATTCTGTTCTTGAACTCGTCTCGAATTGTGCAGCACTATTACATTCTTTTGGTTTAAACAAAATCGTATGTGACGAAGGGGGTGACGTGGAACCCTACTAGATTATATTTTTCCGAGGAGGAAGTCAAGGTATCGATAGTGACCGATCGAACGCAACTACGCGATATGCATAGATAATTAGATGTACACACGGCTTCGGCGACAAAGACACCCGCACGCGGCGGGCTGGTTCTCAATAAAGCCATTCTTTCATCGTGCACGTGCGGTAGTATAACGCGCGTGGGTGTCACTTTGCATATTGTTTtccgtttcaaaaaataaacGCGCCACGTGCGTTAGTACAATATCAATATCGTACCCGCACGGTGCTTTCGAGTACTTATACTAGTCCGCTTCTCGAGGTAACAGTGTAGATAGACAAGTAGAGGAGGCGCACTGCGGCGCGTGCGCTTTCAACGTGGCCGCGTCGCTCGGGGACCGGTCAACCAAGCCGCGCGCGTAGCGCCAATTTGACTTGCTTCTGCCCGCCGTGTGCTTCCGCCTTCGATACGTATATAAGCGCGGGCGACGCGCGTGGCGCCAACGAGCAGAGCGCGCGCAgcacgcggcgccggcggccaacGCATCACGAGACATGGCGGATCCATTCTTCTACTTCGGCCAGGACGACGCCGACTTCGGCGAGGACTACCTGATGAGCCTCGGCCTGATCCTCCCGCCGCCAGCGGCAGCGTTGCCAATGCCGGGCAGCGCGTTCGAGGCGTACCAGCGGCAGCGCGCGCCGGCGTTGCTGGAGTCACCGATGGGCCGCGGTCATCAGCACAGCAactccggcgccggcagcggggCGAACGTGAACGTTCACCGGAGGATGTTTGATTACCTGAGACGCATTGTCCAccacgacgccgcggcggccggaacAGCTGTGCACCCGGCGCCCGGGAACGAGGAGGCTGCCACCGtgccgtcgtcgacgccgcAGGCGCCGCGAAGCTCGCGGTTCCGGCACATCATGCGCGAGCGGCTGCGGCGGGAGCGCGTCAGCCAGGGCTTCGCCGACCTCCACGCCCTCCTGCCCCCCGGCGCCTCGTCCAAAGTTACTCACAGCTCACCAACACACACACTGATGATCCGAGCACAGTACACTGATGGCTGATCCGTGCGCAGGGTAGCAAGAACGACATCGTCGGCGCGGCAGCGGGCTACATCTGGGAGCTCGAGGGGAGGAAGGGGTGGCTCCGCGCGAGGAACCAGGAGCTGATGCTGGAGCGGGCTGCCAGCAGCCgctggaggggaggaggagcgaggaatgccggcggcggcggcgggaacgaCATGGTGGTGAAGGTGCGAGCCGAGAGCGGGGACCACGCGACGGCGGTGGACGTGTTCGAGGCGGTGCTCCGTCGACTCAAGGCCATGGAGGAGCTCCGGGTGACGGCGATCCGGTCGTGCTTCTGCGCCGGCGGGATGTGGATGGACGTCGGAGTGGAAAGCCACCAGGTACGCGCCTAGTTTCGTTCATGTCACGCTTTTTATGTGTATGTTGGATGTGGAATATCTTCTTAAAAATTTTGTGTGTGGTTGTGAACTTGTCCCGGACCAAGAAATGTTCAACTTCAGGCCCATGACAAGTCAAAGAACCGCCGCACACAAAATTTGATGAACATTATCCAGTCATCCAGTGACGATGTACTATTCCTTTATAACTTTCCGAGTTTATTTCAAAACAAACTTCCTCAAAACCGTGCAAACAATTAACAGtagtggttcttttttttttacaactattttttttttcacaacaaCGGATGGTTACAATTCTGCGTCAATAGAGAGTAAACTGTTTTCCTTGCTGGCGGTGTAATTTGAAAGCAGCACTTTGTGTCCTATATGTGTCCGCCAACTGTATTCTGAAAACTATATTATacggggaaaaaaataaaaggatggtttttttatttatatgctgACAGGTCCACATTTGCTTCTATTAATATAGTCTTTTCTGTCAGCGTTTGATCACTAATGTTGATGCATCGTGTACATGAAGGTATCCACGCGTGAGGTGGACAAGGCAATAACAAATGCCTTGATGGAGCTTTCTGGGAACGAACTCGGCAAGCAAGATCCAAGCAGCAGCAAGCCGAGATTTAGCTGCCAAGTCGAAAGTGGTGTGCCGATGGGTTGATGTTGGTCGTTACACGAGTAGCTAGAGACGATGAATTCCTATGACACCGTTAGTTTACtaaaattgtaagtcgttttggttatagatatttatatatatgcactaactaaatatagtgtatatctaaaaaaatcaaaacagctTACATTTTAAAACGGAAGGAATAAGGtgaaattttattttatttatgcagTTACTTAATAACCGCAttggcattttttttttaaaaaaagtttctTTACACGTCTGTTGTCTTACATGTGCCTGGTAGGCTGGTAGCTGTAGCTCGTTCCGCCTGCGATTTGCTAATGCAGTAACGCCGTTCTCGGTTCTCCTGTCACGGCACTACTGCACAACACCTCCTTCTGATGCGTGGCGCGCACCTCGCCGGCCGGCTCGCCGCTCCACCAATCCAcgcacccgccggccgccactAGGTGTCCATCGAGTTCCGATCGCGCGCGCGTCCAAACCAATCGAATTCCCCCTCGGCACCCTGCACTTCCGATCTTGTTGCCAATGCCAAGTATGTACGGGCGATATGCAAATCCGGCCCATCTCCTGCGCGCGCTGTGATGAGCTGTTGCCGGGCACAGCGGTCTGCAGGCACGGGAGCGTCATCAGACATGCAAGTCTGCAATGTCGTGGTTTGGAGGACTCTCATGGAGACTTTGTTCTAGGCTTCAAGCATGTGCGTATGTGTGGCTCAGACATGCCGCTCGTCAAGAGGACTCTGATCGGGCACTCCGTCAATGCCACCTCGACTCCATGGTCTTGCCAATGCCGAAGTCTCCCTCCACAGCCACTACAAGTTCAGCTCTCACCTGAATTTGAACTTCATTGCTCTTGAGGTCCAATCTGATGCCCTCGTCTGAGTTCTGACACTTTGATCGAAATTTCATGCTCTGATTTGAGCCCTGATAGATCTTCAGGCTAATGATTTTtttatgcaggagagctgcgtacctttgtattaagaagaatgaGTAGTATTGTTACAACGTAGGCCTACCGGGGTCACGCACACGGTTTTGAAATGTAGCTTAAGCTTACATGGCAACTTATTTACATCTGTTTAAACACAAAGGTCAGGGTAAGAAACCACTAAGGTACCATTGCTTCAGCGTCGTCCTGCTGTTGTCGCGGCCATTGGAACATTGCTAAGTGTTTGGCTCCTGCCGCGCACCAATCAGCAGCTTGTTCTCGGATTAGCTCAGTTAGTTGTAGAGGATTTCTTTTTGGGCTTTATCAAAGTTTCTGTCGTTGCGCTGTTTCCAAATTGTCCAGGAGATCAACATAAACAAGGAGTCCATCCCTTTTCTTAGTGATCTGCTCATGGCTCGCCGCTTATGCACCCAGTAGTCCGTTAAAGAGGTTTCAGACAGTGAGGTGGTGTTCTGTATGTGCAGCACTGTCGAGACGATGTGCCAAACCTCCTTTGTGTAAGGGCAAGCAGCTAGCAAGTGCACTGCCGTTTCTAGCTCCTGTTCACAGAATGTACACTCCGCGTTTCCCTGTAACCCATGTCGATGTCTTCTATCAGCCGTCCACGACCGCTCCTTAACTACCAACCAGATGAAAAATTTCACTTTCATTGGTGCCCATGATTTCCAAATCAGCTTAGCGGCAACGAACTTTGTGGCTCCACAAAAGAAGGCGCGGTAGGCTGAACAAGCAGAATAGACTCCAGAGGCATCCCATCTCCACAAGACTCGGTCTTTAACTCCCTGAATTAGATGAACATTGGCTAGTTTGTGCCAGAGAAGAACATATTGTGTAAGAGCAGGAACTGTAGCGCATCCGGCAAAGTCTAGAATCCATTGCTTCTGGTGCAACGCCTGTGCGACCGTCCTTGTTCTTTTCACCTGCGGCGCGATCAAGTTACAGAGATCTAGTGCCATAATAGAGGGTGAAGATTGTCCTAGCCAAGCATCCTGCTAAAAGAGCGCTTGATTGCCGTCCCCAAGCTGTACTGAATGGAAGCCTGGAACATGTGCTGAAGAACAGTGTCTCGGGCAAAccgcaggtgccccggccgaccctgccaacgccaccccgCCTGGCAGCCAGTAActgttgttttacctgcggcaatgaagggcattttgcaaaggactgccccaggaacaagaatcaacagcaaggtcagaaccccatggcagccagaggacgaaggcccaaggtgcaagtccgacaagaccgactcaactacaccagcttgaccgagctccctgaaggtgcgccagtaatgacgggtactttccttattttaaatcaagctgttgttgtgttgtttgattcgggagcctctcatagctttatcgggagtaaggctagggaaagatgtgagctggatgtcggtcacactaaggaaccttatgtgatcgccactcctggaggaaggataacgtcggatcagattgttattcttgtacctctccagctaggccccaccctcttcaaggaaaaccttatcatccttgacctagaaggcatagatgtcatccttggtatggattggatggcctgacatcatgtggttctagatacatcagcccgatccctctgcatcagctcaccctcccacggcagttctaccctatccttgacccatcctgagtctgcgcttccttgtgcctatcccCTATCGGGAGCCCGTTTAGGAGGCCTCCCtattatctgtgagtaccctgacgtgtttccaaaagacttgccgggtatgccacctgatagagaagtggagttttccatagagttgattcctggcacagccccaatatctaagagaccctatcggatgccacccgctgagttagctgagttgaagacccagttgcatgatctgttggaaaaaggcttcatccgacccaacacatcatcttggggttgccctgccctgtttgtgaagaagaaggatgacagtctacgtatgtgtgtggattaccgacccctcaatgctgtgaccgtcaagaacaagtatccactgccacgcattgatgtctggtttgatcagttagctggagcaaaagtgttctccaagatcgatcttcgttctggttatcaccaaatcaagatccgaccctgcgacatacccaagacagctttctctaccagatatggactgtacgagtacctagtcatgtcctttggactcaccaatgcacccgcctatttcatgtacctcatgaactcggtattcatgcccgagcaGGACAAGTtcgtagtggtgttcattgatgatatcctagtgtactcgaagaacgaagaggaacatgccgaccatcttcatatagttctccgacggctaagagatcaccaactctatgccaagttctccaagtgtgagttctggttagatagtgtcaagtttttgggacacactatctccaaggatggtatcgccgttgaccccagtaaggtgcaggaagtcatggaatggaagcctcctgcctcagtgcaccagatcagaagtttccttggactggccggctactatcggcgtttcataccggatttctctaagatagcgaAGCCGacgaccgagttgttgaagaaagaggtcaaatttgtgtgggacaacaagtgtgaagaggccttcaagaccctgaagcattTGCTGACCatagccccagttttggctcagcccgacccctctaggccgtatgacgtatactgtgacgcctctggcactggactcgggtgTGTTCTCATacaagacaatcgagtcattgcctatgcctcacgggcgttacgacctcatgagctaagctacccaacccatgaccttgagctagcggcagtaatacatgccttgaagatatggagacactacctGATGggaacccactgcaacatctacaccgaccacaagagcctcaagtacatcttcactcaagccgacctcaacatgcgccaaagaagatggttggagctgataaaagattatgaattggaagtgcactatcatcccggcaaagccaatgtggtagccgatgcccttagtcgcaagcaccattgcaactgcttgtggTCAACCGCCTTCACCAAGACTCtatgtcacgagatgggaaaactcggtTTGGAGGTTATTTCTcaaggaacccttggtcacatcatccttgactcagttttggaagaccaaatccggtcagcacaagtaagagataaggaaatacaacggatcatcaggaagatctcagtagaagatgagggatataagcaattccggcaggacaaaactggaggtgtgcattatggaaaccgactagttgtacccgccgaccccgagctaaagaagcaaatcctagatgaagctcatatctccaagttctcaatccatcctggcagcactaaaatgtaccatgatctccgtcaagccttttggtggagtggaatgaagccagaaattgcccagtatgtttcagaatgtgacacctgtcaatgtgtcaaagccagtcatttaaaggtagcaggtaccctgcaaccgctacctattccctcttggaaatgggaagacatcagcatggatttcatagttggattgccccttacatcgcaacggtatgattccatctgggttataatggaccgtctgaccaagaccgcacatttccttcctgttcgcaccacctacacagtcaagcagtatgcggagttgtacctcgaccacatagtttccctacatggtgtacccaagaccatcatctctgatcgaggagttcagtttgtggcacgcttttgggagcaactacaagcatccatgggcaccaagcttatccgaagctcaacatatcatcctcaaaccgatggccaaaccgagagaatcaatcagatcctcgaagacatgttaagagcttgtgttatccactatgacaagaattgggacaagtgtctgcccttagcagaattctcctacaataacagctaccagaccagtttgaagatggcaccgttcgaagccctgtatggccggagatgccggacccccttgaactggtcccaaccaggagaaagacaggtctatggccctgacttggtggcagaagccgaagagcaagtaaaggtaatccaagctaatctcaaggctgcccaatctcgacagaagagttactctgaccggcgaagaagacccctgcagttcgaccttggtgatcatgtgtaccttcgagtctccccgaccaagggagtacaacggtttggagtaaaaggcaagttagctccccgttatattggcccttatgagattgtggagatatgtggacccgttgcttactggatccaactcctagaacagctatcggccatacacgacgTCTTCCCATGTGTCtcagctgaagaaatgtgtccgagtccCAGCAGAAATattagagcaagagcagcttcgagtagagcccgacctgacctacgccgagtaccccgatcgagttcttgaccagaaggaaaggcacacccaaCGCCAAGTgataaagatgtacaagatcctctggagaaacgacaccgaagatgaagcgacatgggaaacggacgagtatctgaacaagcgcttcccaggttttctatctcgtcaaggaggtaaaagCGGCACCTTGCTTTTGATgcccgaatctcgggatgagattctttttaagaggggtaggctgtgacgaccgacccctaatcttccgagttaatcttaatcggagcccttgatcatagtcatctacCTTGTttttaccgcgcctgagtgctcagccttcagccgatcccgaccc
This window encodes:
- the LOC101781517 gene encoding transcription factor BHLH148, whose protein sequence is MADPFFYFGQDDADFGEDYLMSLGLILPPPAAALPMPGSAFEAYQRQRAPALLESPMGRGHQHSNSGAGSGANVNVHRRMFDYLRRIVHHDAAAAGTAVHPAPGNEEAATVPSSTPQAPRSSRFRHIMRERLRRERVSQGFADLHALLPPGASSKGSKNDIVGAAAGYIWELEGRKGWLRARNQELMLERAASSRWRGGGARNAGGGGGNDMVVKVRAESGDHATAVDVFEAVLRRLKAMEELRVTAIRSCFCAGGMWMDVGVESHQVSTREVDKAITNALMELSGNELGKQDPSSSKPRFSCQVESGVPMG